One genomic region from Colletotrichum lupini chromosome 7, complete sequence encodes:
- a CDS encoding complex 1 protein: protein MKAQQSHLILVNVVGASHPLALMPFKNPLWSIARSYSTRPARSRLGKKALSLDHFLQRSRVISLYREIIRGTRRIADPNTRAESRRYARDEFERHRDVTDLGHIRYLISTGKTEWQGMERYVDGM, encoded by the exons ATGAAAGCGCAGCAGTCTCATTTGATATTGGTGA ATGTAGTCGGAGCCTCCCATCCCTTGGCCCTAATGCCCTTCAAAAATCCCCTGTGGTCAATTGCCCGCAGCTACTCTACCCGGCCAGCGAGGTCGCGGCTCGGGAAGAAGGCCTTGAGCCTGGATCAT TTCCTCCAGAGATCCCGCGTCATATCCCTCTACCGCGAAATCATCCGCGGCACACGGCGCATCGCCGACCCAAACACCCGCGCTGAGTCGAGACGGTACGCCCGCGATGAGTTCGAACGTCACCGAGATGTGACGGACCTT GGACACATCCGCTATCTCATCTCAACAGGCAAGACGGAGTGGCAGGGCATGGAACGATACGTCGACGGAATGTAA
- a CDS encoding threonine ammonia-lyase has product MSENAEPPVVAVMTNGTLNGVNGDHPPRPRTPQPAGMSLTEYSANPSTPPEERRSRIKGVVPEDFLLPDGHPDYLRMIAAATSRVYEACKVTPLQPAVNLSNRLECNVLLKREDQQPVFSFKLRGAYNKMAHLDPAVSWKGVVCCSAGNHAQGVAYSARKLKIPATIVMPEATPSIKHLNVARLGGHVVLHGADFDAAKEECGRRAAQDGLINIPPFDDPYVIAGQGTIGMELFGQINMSKLDAIFCCVGGGGLISGIGVYVKRMAPHVKIIGVETYDANALVQSLAKGERVVLDSVGLFADGAAVKTVGEETFRLCKDVVDEVIQVTTDEVCAAIKDMYDDTRAGLEPAGALSIAGLKKYVAQNPSDRRKTMVAVTSGANMNFDRLRFVAERATLGEGKEALLAVSIPEKPGAFSNLITSIMPHSVTEFSYRYATDEVANVLIGISLTAPAPQRTQELQMLLERIRSHDMSVTDLSGDELAKSHIRYLVGGRSNVPNERLYMFNFPERPGALEKFLMTLRPKFNISLFNYRNYGGDTGKILAGILCPDNEVDQLETFLTEIGYPWEDCTQSAKTEHWEISRMLVQPWEEEKPPLYFAARNLQNNVIPSSMPFHPIPQLSDKTVENAPTEAIQAPFNTRAVGIAKLHASPRNTDLSLSSRLPPCPTFPLTTRPTTHRPGKSRKDYTMASSLAASLRALTLSTARATIPRAVSSAATTTATRALSTAILTKQPAQKSESMLAQVGKSASGVVNALVQQTRGMKVHSSVKKRLIRGGGIEDIRMDDQRRIRIVKLSFGMDILLTSCATDCEPQTQATPILRDSSVLGSERETINEVVCMKTLYHTERRDRGSSEKWGIGRATAREDVATVDKF; this is encoded by the exons ATGTCAGAGAACGCAGAGCCCCCCGTTGTCGCCGTCATGACCAACGGAACACTCAATGGCGTCAATGGCGACCACCCGCCGCGCCCAAGAACACCGCAGCCCGCCGGAATGTCCTTGACTGAGTACAGCGCCAACCCGTCCACGCCGCCAGAGGAGAGAAGGAGCCGCATCAAGGGTGTTGTTCCCGAGGACTTTCTGCTGCCTGATGGCCACCCAGAC TACCTCCGAATGATCGCCGCCGCGACGTCCCGCGTCTACGAAGCCTGCAAGGTCACACCGCTCCAGCCCGCCGTCAATCTCAGCAACCGACTCGAGTGCAATGTTCTACTCAAGCGCGAGGACCAGCAGCCCGTCTTCAGCTTCAAGCTGCGCGGCGCCTACAACAAGATGGCCCACCTCGACCCCGCCGTTAGCTGGAAGGGCGTCGTCTGTTGCTCCGCCGGTAACCACGCTCAGGGCGTCGCCTACTCGGCCCGCAAGCTCAAAATTCCCGCGACCATCGTCATGCCCGAAGCCACACCTAGCATCAAGCATCTGAACGTTGCGCGCCTGGGCGGACACGTTGTCTTGCACGGTGCCGACTTCGATGCCGCCAAGGAGGAGTGCGGCCGGAGAGCGGCGCAGGACGGCCTGATCAACATCCCGCCATTTGACGACCCGTACGTCATTGCGGGCCAGGGAACCATTGGTATGGAGCTGTTCGGCCAGATCAACATGTCCAAGCTCGATGCCATCTTTTGCTGTGTCGGAGGTGGTGGCCTCATCTCCGGAATTGGTGTCTACGTGAAGCGCATGGCGCCCCACGTTAAGATCATTGGTGTTGAGACCTACGACGCCAACGCTCTGGTCCAGTCCTTGGCCAAGGGAGAGCGAGTGGTGTTGGACAGCGTCGGCCTCTTTGCAGACGGTGCCGCCGTCAAGACCGTCGGCGAGGAGACGTTCCGCCTCTGCAAGGACGTTGTGGATGAGGTCATCCAAGTCACCACGGACGAGGTCTGCGCTGCCATCAAGGACATGTACGACGACACTCGCGCCGGTCTCGAGCCCGCCGGCGCCCTTTCCATTGCCGGCCTCAAGAAATACGTCGCTCAGAACCCGAGCGATCGCCGCAAGACCATGGTGGCTGTCACCTCTGGCGCCAACATGAACTTTGACAGGCTGCGTTTCGTCGCTGAGCGCGCCACCCTTGGTGAGGGTAAGGAGGCCCTGCTGGCGGTCAGCATTCCCGAGAAGCCCGGTGCCTTCTCCAACCTCATCACCAGCATCATGCCCCACTCCGTGACCGAGTTCTCATACCGCTACGCGACCGACGAAGTCGCCAATGTTCTTATTGGTATCTCCCTGACAGCCCCTGCACCGCAAAGAACGCAGGAGCTGCAGATGCTCTTGGAGCGCATTCGGTCGCACGACATGTCGGTGACGGATCTCTCGGGCGACGAGCTCGCCAAGAGCCACATCCGGTACCTCGTCGGTGGTCGCTCCAACGTGCCCAACGAGCGCCTGTACATGTTCAACTTCCCTGAGCGGCCCGGCGCTTTGGAGAAATTCCTCATGACCCTGCGTCCCAAGTTCAATATTAGTCTGTTTAACTACCGTAACTACGGTGGTGACACGGGTAAGATCTTGGCGGGTATTCTCTGCCCCGACAACGAGGTTGATCAATTGGAGACGTTCTTGACTGAGATTGGATACCCGTGGGAGGACTGCACCCAGTCGGCC AAAACGGAACATTGGGAAATATCACGCATGCTGGTGCAACCTTGGGAAGAAGAAAAGCCGCCTCTT TACTTCGCTGCGCGCAACCTTCAAAATAATGTCATCCCATCGTCGATGCCTTTTCATCCGATACCGCAGCTGAGCGATAAGA CCGTCGAAAATGCTCCAACTGAGGCCATCCAGGCCCCCTTCAACACCAGAGCAGTCGGCATCGCGAAGCTCCACGCCTCACCACGAAATACGGACCTC AGCCTAAGCTCCCGACTTCCACCGTGTCCGACCTTTCCTCTCACAACCCGCCCGACGACACATCGACCAGGAAAATCGAGAAAAGACTACACAATGGCTTCTTCCCTCGCCGCCTCCCTCAGGGCCCTGACCCTCAGCACCGCCCGCGCAACAATCCCCCGCGCCGTCAGCTCCGCTGCCACAACCACGGCGACGCGCGCCCTCTCGACGGCGATCCTGACGAAGCAGCCGGCGCAAAAGAGCGAGTCGATGCTCGCGCAGGTCGGAAAGAGCGCCTCGGGCGTGGTGAATGCCTTGGTGCAGCAGACGAGGGGGATGAAGGTGCACAGCTCCGTCAAGAAGAG GTTGATTCGGGGAGGTGGAATTGAGGATATCCGGATGGACGACCAGAGGAGGATTCGCATTGTGAAGCTGAGCTTTGGCATGGACATTTTGCTAACTTCATGCGCCACAGATT GCGAACCCCAGACACAAGCAACGCCAATCTTGAGAGATTCTTCGGTTCTGGGTTCAGAGAGGGAGACTATCAACGAAGTGGTGTGTATGAAAACCTTGTACCATACAGAGAGGAGGGACCGGGGAAGCTCAGAGAAATGGGGCATCGGGCGAGCGACAGCACGTGAGGATGTTGCGACTGTAGACAAGTTTTGA